The Miscanthus floridulus cultivar M001 chromosome 7, ASM1932011v1, whole genome shotgun sequence genome includes a region encoding these proteins:
- the LOC136464464 gene encoding transcription termination factor MTEF1, chloroplastic-like, protein MPLIIFSAAAPVAVVSLLPTRSCLRLTVTRASATSTTATPGPAPASTFAVEGYLVASCHLTPPQALKASKSLAHLKSASNADAVLAFLADLGLSPKEVAAVVASNPRVLCARIDRSLAPISGELRALGLSPSQIARLAQIAGRYFLCRSFVSKVRFWLPLFGSPERLLQASDWNYWLLSSDLEKVVEPNVAFLKKCGLSAGDIAKLLVAAPRLVTMPPEYVQDAVRRATQLGVAPGSQMFRHALSTAGCIGQEKVDSKVAVLKETLGWSQEEVNLAISKAPRILVASEERLRRNAEFLLNEVGLPPQYIARRSVLLMYSLERRIVPRHLVLTVLKDKGLVEQDRCFFNVVAPTEEKFLEKFVAPYEESIPGLADAYESACMGKVTRGL, encoded by the coding sequence ATGCCTCTCATCATCTTCTCCGCCGCCGCTCCCGTCGCCGTCGTCTCCCTGCTCCCCACCCGCTCCTGCCTCCGCCTCACCGTCACCCGCGCGTCCGCCACGAGCACAACCGCCACCCCGGGTCCCGCTCCCGCGAGTACCTTCGCCGTCGAGGGCTACCTCGTCGCCAGCTGCCACCTCACCCCACCGCAGGCGCTCAAGGCGTCCAAGAGCCTCGCGCACCTCAAGTCCGCCTCCAACGCGGACGCCGTGCTCGCCTTCCTCGCCGACCTCGGGCTCTCCCCCAAGGAGGTGGCCGCCGTCGTGGCGTCCAATCCCCGCGTCCTCTGCGCTCGCATCGACCGCTCCCTGGCTCCTATCTCCGGGGAGCTCCGCGCGCTCGGCCTCTCCCCGTCCCAGATCGCGCGCCTCGCGCAGATCGCTGGCCGCTACTTCCTCTGCCGCAGCTTCGTCTCCAAGGTACGGTTCTGGCTCCCGCTCTTCGGCTCCCCCGAGCGGCTGCTCCAGGCCAGCGACTGGAACTACTGGCTCCTCAGCTCCGACCTCGAGAAGGTGGTCGAGCCCAATGTCGCCTTCCTCAAGAAGTGCGGCCTCAGCGCGGGCGACATCGCCAAGCTGCTCGTGGCCGCGCCGCGGCTCGTCACCATGCCCCCGGAGTACGTCCAGGACGCCGTGCGGCGCGCCACGCAGCTCGGCGTGGCGCCGGGCTCCCAGATGTTCCGCCACGCGCTCTCCACTGCGGGATGTATCGGCCAGGAGAAGGTCGACTCCAAGGTCGCCGTCCTCAAGGAGACGCTCGGGTGGTCGCAGGAGGAGGTGAACCTGGCCATCAGTAAGGCACCGCGGATCCTCGTTGCGTCCGAGGAGAGGCTGCGCCGGAACGCGGAGTTCCTGCTCAACGAGGTCGGGCTGCCGCCGCAGTACATCGCCCGCCGTTCGGTGCTTCTCATGTACAGCCTCGAGAGGCGGATAGTGCCCCGGCACCTCGTGCTGACGGTTCTCAAAGACAAGGGGTTGGTTGAGCAAGACCGGTGCTTCTTCAACGTGGTGGCGCCAACAGAAGAGAAATTCTTGGAGAAATTCGTTGCTCCCTATGAGGAATCCATCCCTGGTCTTGCTGATGCTTATGAGTCTGCTTGTATGGGGAAAGTGACCCGGGGTCTATGA
- the LOC136464463 gene encoding transcription termination factor MTERF15, mitochondrial-like encodes MLRFRIHLLAAVRAASPLHAGSSHHYLLYSTTTTTPASQFVVEDYLTSSCGLTPAKGRKASRLLSRLKSPANPDAVRAFLAGIGVSKADLTAGMARDPRFLCSNVDKTLTPCIAQLRDIGLSPPQISSLISVAPRVLLCPGMVNRLAFYLSFLGSYDKLHTTLRRTMYLLSQNLERVVKPNMALLRQSGLADSEIAKLVLRAPRLFALETGRVKEIVVCADMLGVPRSSGIFKYALASISSISPGKLNDRSDFLKKTLGCSQAELGAAVRKFPNVLNFSEGRLSRVVDFLKTEVGLDSKYIVRRPAVLGYSLPRRLMPRHYVLKALKAKGLVAKDVDFYGTISPNEKIFSKRFLDPYKDSFPGLADAYAAACAGQVPPVIQP; translated from the coding sequence ATGCTCCGCTTCCGAATCCACCTCCTTGCCGCCGTCCGCGCCGCCTCACCTCTCCACGCTGGCTCCTCCCACCACTACCTCCTctacagcaccaccaccaccacgcccgccTCTCAGTTCGTCGTCGAGGACTACCTCACCAGCAGCTGTGGCCTGACGCCAGCGAAGGGCCGCAAGGCCTCCAGACTCTTGTCCCGCCTCAAGTCCCCCGCAAATCCAGACGCTGTCCGGGCCTTCCTCGCCGGTATCGGCGTCTCCAAAGCCGACCTCACCGCCGGAATGGCCCGGGACCCGCGGTTCCTCTGCTCCAATGTGGACAAAACCCTAACCCCCTGCATTGCCCAGCTCCGCGACATCGGCCTCTCCCCGCCCCAGATCTCCAGTCTCATCTCCGTCGCCCCCCGTGTCTTACTGTGTCCGGGTATGGTCAACCGCCTCGCATTCTACCTCTCTTTCTTGGGCTCCTACGACAAGTTACACACCACCCTCAGGAGGACCATGTACCTGCTCAGTCAAAATCTCGAGCGTGTTGTCAAACCTAATATGGCGTTACTGCGACAGTCCGGCCTAGCTGATTCTGAAATTGCTAAGCTCGTTTTGCGCGCCCCACGCTTATTTGCATTGGAGACAGGCCGTGTCAAGGAAATTGTGGTGTGTGCAGACATGCTTGGTGTGCCACGCAGTTCAGGAATATTCAAGTATGCCCTTGCTTCCATCTCCAGCATAAGTCCTGGGAAATTAAATGATAGGTCAGATTTCTTGAAGAAGACTCTTGGATGCTCTCAGGCTGAGTTGGGCGCTGCTGTGCGGAAGTTCCCAAACGTTCTGAATTTTTCAGAGGGCAGGCTGAGTCGTGTGGTAGATTTCCTGAAGACGGAGGTTGGTCTGGATTCCAAGTACATAGTGCGTAGGCCAGCAGTCCTCGGCTATAGCTTGCCAAGGCGTCTTATGCCCCGGCATTATGTGCTAAAAGCTCTTAAGGCGAAGGGCTTGGTGGCGAAAGATGTTGACTTCTATGGAACAATTTCTCCAAATGAGAAAATATTCTCCAAGAGGTTTCTTGATCCTTACAAGGACAGTTTTCCAGGGCTTGCAGATGCTTATGCTGCCGCTTGTGCAGGCCAAGTTCCTCCTGTAATCCAACCATGA